CACTGGTAGTAATGTTTCTAATTCTGTTTCACTGGCCACGGGAAATGACAAGAGTCAGACCTATATTTCAGCATCAGTGAATAATTCAGCCGGTATTCTACCGAACAATAAGTATAACAGATATAACTTCCTGTTCCGTAATACAACCTCTTTTATAAACAATAAACTTGTTTTGGATGTCAGCGCAAATTATGTTATTCAGAATAGCAAGAACATGGTTTCCCAAGGACAATATTTCAATCCTCTTCCTGCTCTTTATCTGTTCCCTCGTGGAGAAGATTTTGGTGAAGTGAGAATCTATGAGCGTTATGATGAGTTGATGGGAGTGAACAATCAGTATTGGCCATACGGAGATCAGGGATTATCTATTCAGAATCCTTATTGGATTATGAACCGGATGGATAGCAAGTCTGAAAAAAGACGTTATAAATTGGCTGCCGGTTTGCAATATATTATTACGGATTGGTTGAATGTGCAGGGACGTGTCAATGTCGATAATTCAGATTATCGCAATACTGAAGAACGTTATGCAGGTACATTGGCTACGTTTGCCGGATCTAAAGGACGATACTCTCAGGGTACGCGCAGTGACAGGCAAATCTATGCAGATGTTCTGGCTAATATTAATAAAACATTCAATGACTTTTCACTGTCAGCCAACTTGGGAGCATCTATAAAGGATATACGGATGGAATCAAATTCGCTGATCGGTGACCTTAAAAACGCTACCAATTTCTTTACTGCTGAGAATATGGACCGTACAGGAAACTTCAAGATTGATGATGACGGACTGAAACGTCAGACACAGTCAATCTTTGCCAACGTGGAATTAGGGTATAGACATTTCTTATATCTTACTCTTACGGCGCGTAATGACTGGGATTCGGCATTGGCATTCTCTGAATCAGGAGATAAGTCCTTCATGTATCCTTCAGTGGGGCTTTCCGGTATAATCAGTGAAGTTGTCAAGTTACCGGATTGGTTTACATTCTTGAAAGCTCGTCTTTCTTTCACGTCGGTTGGTAGTTCGTATGCGCCCTATCTGACAAGAGAGTATTACGAATATAATGATCAGGCCAACCAGTATGAAGCGAAATCACTTTATCCGAATCGCTATCTGAAGCCGGAAATAACGAACTCGTTTGAAGCGGGACTTAATATGAAGTTCTTTAACGGCTCGCTTAATTTTGATGTTACCTATTATCAGTCGGACACCCGTCATCAGACGTTTGTTGCTTCTCTTCCTGCCGGTTCAGGTTATGAAGGAGTAAACATACAGGCTGGTAATGTACAGAATAAAGGTATTGAAATGGCTTTGGGCTATCAAAATGAATGGGCAGGTTTCTCCTGGGCATCAAACGTAACTTTTACCTATAACAAGAATAAGGTAAAGAAACTGGCGGACGGTGTTAGAAATACAGTGACCGGTGAATTGATCCAGATGCCTTATGTGGATAAAGCTACATTGGGAAGTACAGGTTCTCCTATTGTCAGGCTGACAGAAGGCGGTACGATGGGTGATATCTATGTAAACCGCGATTTTCAACGTGATGACAATGGATATGTTTACCTTAATCCTACCACATTCCTGCCATCAATGGTGAATACAGAATATAAAAAGGTAGGTTCCCTGCTTCCGAAAGTTAATATGGGATGGAGAAATTCATTCTCCTATAAAGGTGTCAGACTCAACGTTTTGTTGACCGGACGATTCGGAGGAAATGTTGTTTCGAATACGCAGGCTGTTCTTGACAGATACGGAGTTTCGGAATATAGTGCCAAGTTGCGTGAACAGGATAACATCACTATCAACCAAAAGAAGATATCGGCTCGTGATTATCTTAACATCGTGGCTGCCGGTACGGGACAAGGAGCCCATTATATCTATAAGGCAACCAATATCCGTCTTCAGGAAGTCAGTGTTGAATATACGATACCAAGAAAGAAACTGTACAATATTGCTGATGTAACGTTGGGAGTAGTTGGAAATAATTTAGGTATGATCTATTGTAAGGCTCCTTTCGATCCGGAATTAGTGGCTTCGGCAACGAATACTTACTATACCGGTGTGGATTACTTCATGCAACCGAGTTTAAGAAACATCGGCTTTAGTCTTAAATTACAATTCTAAACTGATATTAAATCATGAAACAATATAGATTTAAAACAACGATAATAGTAGCGATGAGTATCTGCTGTGCAGTACTATTCGCATCGTGTACGGGTAATTTTGAGGAGTTGAATACTCATCCGACTAACCCGGATCCTACAAAAGATATGACTGAAGCAGAAAGGGTAGGTACACTGATTCCCAGTATGCTTTATCTGATGCATAATTTTCAGGAGAATCAGAATCAGATGATTGAGCAAATGGTGGGTGGACAATACGGAGGATACTTTGCTACGACCAATAACTGGCAAGGTACTAATTTCGGCACTTTCAATCCGCCGGCCAACTGGGTGGAGTA
The DNA window shown above is from Bacteroides faecium and carries:
- a CDS encoding SusC/RagA family TonB-linked outer membrane protein, with protein sequence MQTALFAQGNVRINLKGNEITLREALTEIEKQSKMSVAYNESQLGSNKRISLNINNQTLEQALDAILKGTGFGYKLKGGYIMITPVKQDTPVAKQIRGKVVDEQGEALIGVNVSVDGTDAGTITNIDGEFSIQAFKNATLKISYIGYATQSIKVQDRDIYNITLIPDTKVLDEVVVTALGIKRAEKALSYNVQQVKSDELTTVKSANFMNALVGKVAGATINTSASGPGGAVKVVMRGAKSISQSNNALYVIDGIPMYNSSVNNDVSEGALSVQPGSESAADINPDDIESMTLLTGPSAAALYGYEGANGVVLITTKKGRADKTVLTFSNNTTFSSPLMMPKFQNTYGNVTGETTSWGEKTDYRYDPKKFFNTGSNVSNSVSLATGNDKSQTYISASVNNSAGILPNNKYNRYNFLFRNTTSFINNKLVLDVSANYVIQNSKNMVSQGQYFNPLPALYLFPRGEDFGEVRIYERYDELMGVNNQYWPYGDQGLSIQNPYWIMNRMDSKSEKRRYKLAAGLQYIITDWLNVQGRVNVDNSDYRNTEERYAGTLATFAGSKGRYSQGTRSDRQIYADVLANINKTFNDFSLSANLGASIKDIRMESNSLIGDLKNATNFFTAENMDRTGNFKIDDDGLKRQTQSIFANVELGYRHFLYLTLTARNDWDSALAFSESGDKSFMYPSVGLSGIISEVVKLPDWFTFLKARLSFTSVGSSYAPYLTREYYEYNDQANQYEAKSLYPNRYLKPEITNSFEAGLNMKFFNGSLNFDVTYYQSDTRHQTFVASLPAGSGYEGVNIQAGNVQNKGIEMALGYQNEWAGFSWASNVTFTYNKNKVKKLADGVRNTVTGELIQMPYVDKATLGSTGSPIVRLTEGGTMGDIYVNRDFQRDDNGYVYLNPTTFLPSMVNTEYKKVGSLLPKVNMGWRNSFSYKGVRLNVLLTGRFGGNVVSNTQAVLDRYGVSEYSAKLREQDNITINQKKISARDYLNIVAAGTGQGAHYIYKATNIRLQEVSVEYTIPRKKLYNIADVTLGVVGNNLGMIYCKAPFDPELVASATNTYYTGVDYFMQPSLRNIGFSLKLQF